GTACATGTCCAGCGACCCGCCAAGATGTACCCCACGTTCACTCAAGAAGATAACAGCTACGGAAAATGGACAAACTGGTGTGAAAAATTTCACAATATTTAGTATTGGGTATGACCAACGCTTCAGTTCTTACCTTGATTGACTTCCCCTGAAAAGttacaaaacataaataaaagtaaaatatatCCAGCAAAGTCgttttattagaaaaaaaaagcatgacgccaaaattatttttatttgattgtagtTACTGCGGGTGCAGTTTTGTATGAATGCAATCtagttaaaaagaaagaaaaagtgtcTCTCATAGTCCTGGAAATGCCCAATCACGTGCCGTCGTTTGCGAGACTGAATTTGCGTGTACTGTATTGTGTGAGACACCGTTTCATTGAGCAACAGCTCCGGTAGAGCTCCAGGCGAAAGTGTTGCGGGGGCAGCGGAGAAGAGGGAGACGTCACTGTCCAAGAAAGGTAGCCATAGGATCATCTGGCCGACAGCGTTTCATGCGGAAGGCCTCGATCTCCTCCTCAGTGGGGGCCTTGACTTCCTGCAGGCTGTGGTACGGCCTCTTCCTTTCGTCCAGCTGCATCATTGCTTCCACATGCTTCACACGCTTGTCTTCTGCTTCCAGAGCCTGCAAAGAAAAAATGGGTCAGCAAAATAGAAACAGTGGAAAGCTACGGGCAGTACGCCGTGGATAAGCAAACCCTTTTACCTTCTtcagcttttctttctttttctcttcatcCTCTGAATCACTGTCGTCGCTGCTGACGTGCTTCTTATTCTTTTTgtacttctttttctttttcttctctttcattTTTTCTTGATGCATCTGATGGTTGCAAGCAATGCCAGAACAAGGGGTCGATTTTGCTCGTCGGGCTCCATTCACATTGTCGAAACACATTGCTCTTTTCGCACAttaatatttttctttcatttccatatttttatgatCGTGAGAAcccccaaatgaaaaaaaatgaagattaCATTTCAATTATTCGCTCAGGCCTACTAAGTATTAGTATCTCATACCTCCAGCAGAGTCTTGGGCTGCTCTTCCTCTTGTATTTCATTCACACCGTCTTCGAACGGAACACACTCAGAGTTGCtcttcaagataaaaaaaataatacgaaTACGTGAGTAACAAGGTCAACGtgggccaggaaaaaaaaaaaacatggtagtGCCCTCAGCACTCACAATTCCAATGCAAGCATCTCCTGTGCAGTAACTTTGTTTGACCATGGAGTGGCAGCACTTGTATCCCCAGAAGCCATCCTTCCAGTAGGAGCCCCAAATACACTGAACAGCACAAAATTTTTGGTCAAGGAAAACAGAAACCGGTCACAAGCCCATCAAAGCATGCTCGGCCATCCTTACGGTGTGATTGTTGATGAGTACGTCTTCTTCATACTTGGAGCGAGCCACAGCTTTCTCAAGACCTTTCAGGACGGCGCCATGACGAGAGTACTCCACGTAGTCTTCGGTCTGAGCCAACAGCAACTCCCGCGGGGGTGCGTCCAAGTGCTCCTGGCCTCCATACTAATGGACACacaaaaaacagttttgaaatgctAGAAATGAACATTTGCAAAATATGGCTCGTTTACcactccgtgagtcgtcaccttaccgcggtggaggggtttgcgtgtcccaatgatcctaggagctaagttgtctggggcttttatgcccctggcagggtcacccatgacaaacaggttctaggtgaggggccagacaaagcacggctcaaagacccctgatgaagattaaaataaatggatctaagtttcccttgcccggacgcgagtcaccggggcccccctctggagccaggcctggaggtggggctcgttggcaagcgcctggtggccgggcctacacccatggggcccggccgggcacagcccgcagaggcaacgtgggtcccccttcccatgggctcaccacccatgagaggggccaaaggggtcgggtgcaatgtgagctgggcggcagccaaaggcggggaccctggcggtccgatcctcggctgcagaaacaagctcttgggacatggaatgtcacctctctggcagggaaggagcccgagctggtgtgtgaggcagagaatttccgactggatatagtcggacttgcctccacacacagcctgggttctggtaccagttctgtcgagaggggttggactctcttccactctggagttgctcacggtgaaaggcgcagagcaggtgtgggcatactcattgccccacggctcagtgactgtacattggggttcacaccggtagacgagagggttgcctcactctgccttcgggtgggtggacgggtcctgactgttgtttgtgcatatgcaccaaacagcagctcagcatacccaccctttttggagtccttggagggtgtgctggagagtactcctgctggggactcccttgttctgctgggggcaatgacagtgagacctggaggggcgtgattgggaggaacggtccccccgatcagaacccgagtggtgttttgttatcggacttctgtgctcgtcacggattgtccataacgaacaccttgttcaaacataagggtgtccatatgtgcacttggcaccaggacaccctagaccgcagttcgatgatcgacttcgtagttgtatcatcggatttgcggccgcatgttctggacactcgggtgaagagcggggcggagctgtcaaatgatcaccacctggtggtgagtaggctccgatggtgggggaagatgccggtccgtcctggcagacccaaacgtatagagagggtttgttgggagcgtctggcggaatcccctgtcagaaggagtttcaactcccacctccgacagagcttttcccatgttccgggggaggcgggggacattgagcccgagtggaccatgttccgtgcctctattgttgaggcggccaatctgagttgtggccgaaaggtggttggtgcctgtcgtggcggcaatccccgtactcgctggtggacaccagcagtaagggatgccgtcaagctgaagaaggagtcctatcgagcctttatggcctgtgggaccccagaggcagctgacgggtatcgactggccaagcggaccgcggcttcggtggtcgccgaggcaaaaacacgagcgtgggaagagttcggtgaggccatggaagccgacttccggacggcttcgaggaaattctggtcctccatccgacgtctcgggagggggaagcagtgcaccaccaacactgtgtacagtgggcatggggcgctgctgacttcgactcgggacgtcgtgaaccggtgggcagagtacttcgaagacctcctcaactccaccaacacgcgtTCCTtaaaggaagcagagcctggggactctgaggtgggctctcccatctctgtggttgaagtcaccgatgtggttaacaagctcctcggtggcaaggccccaggggttgatgagatccgcccggagttcctcaagactctggatgttgtggggctgtcctggttgacacgcctctgcaacatcccgtggtcaacagggagagtgcctctggattggcagactggggtggtccctctttttaaaaagggggaccgaagggtgtgttctaactacagagggatcacactcctcagcctccctggtaaggtctattcaggggtgctggagaggagggtccgtcgggaagtcgagcctcagattgaggaggagcagtgtggttttcgtcccggccgtggaacagtggacaagctctacacccttagcagggtccttgagggtatgtgggaattcgcccaaccagtctacatgtgttttgtggacttggagaaggcgtttgaccgtgtccctcggggagttctgtggggggtgcttcgtgggtatggggtaccgaaccccctgatacgggctgttcggtcactataccaccgatgtcagagtttggttcgcattgctgacagtaagtcggaatcgttttcagtgggggtaggactccaccaaggctgccctttgtcgccgattctgttcataacttttatggacagaatttctaggcgcagccgaagcgttgagggggtccgttttgggggcctcagtattgcatccctgctttttgcagatgatgtggtgctgctgGCTCCTTCAAATGGGGCTGTCCAACtcttactggagcgtttcgcagccgagtgtgaagcggttgggatgaaaatcagcacctccaaatctgaaaccatggtcctcagtaggaaaagggtggagtgccccctccgggtcggggaggagatcttgccccaagtggaggagttcaagtatcttggggtcttgttcacgagtgggggtaggagggagcgggagatcgacaggcggatcggtgcagcgtctgctgtgatgcggacgttgtatcggtctgtcgtggtgaagaaggagctgagccaaagggcgaagctcccaatttaccggtcgatctacgtcccaaccctcatctatggtcacgaggtatgggtcgtgaccgaaagaacgagatcccagatacaagcggccgaaatgagttttctccgcagggtgtccgggctgtcccttcgagataaggtgagaagctcggtcatccgggaggggctcagagtcgagccgcttctccacatcgagaggagccagatgaggtggcttgggcatctgattcagatgcctcctgagcgcctccctggtgaggtgttccgggcatgtcccatcgggaggagaccccgaggaagacccaggacacgctggagagactatgtcacccagctggcctgagaacgtctcgggatcccccggggagagctggacgaagtacctagggagagggaagtctgggcttccctgctaaagctgttgcccccgcgacccggccccgtataagcggtagatgatggatggatggatggatggatgtatggatggctTGTTTAGCAATGCACTTTTGGTGCTTCTCAGTGATCTGATACTCCCATACCACAAAATtcctttcaattttgtttttccttgcgtCTGGGTCATTGTGGTGCCAATTGATGTTGGCCTTTACAAGACCAGTTGTTCAGGTGGGAGCTCCAAAGTCTTAAAACCAATGTTACGCAGAATGGGGAGAGTCGCTTGATTGCCATGCAAGTGGGACAAGttcaatacaacaacaaaaggctTTGATGCAGCTACTGACTTCCCCAAAATTATTCGCTCCCACTAACATTTCCAATTCCATCAATGCAAACCATGGTGAAAACCGAGGATGCAATAATATCACTTTTTAAGACTGAACAAGTATTTACATTTGAGTACTCACAGATACACTTGGTAGAGACAAGTGATAATGGCATTACATCTTGAAATAGTGATGAAAATCAAACACAAATCAAATATTATTCAAACACAAACCTTTCGAAAGCATAGCATATTTCACTTCGTACAGCGAATAACTTTTCATTCTGTCAATACAACATGACAACACTAACATAGCAAAGATTAgataacaaaaaatgtttctcacAAAGTGGTGAAAAACTgtcagaaaacaacaaaactggCACAGGAATGCATGGCATTACCTGACACTGAGCTTCATTtgcacaacacaaacaacagcaaatTAGTTCAATGGCTAAATTGGCACTTTTAAAGATATCTCCACCTATGAAATTTTGCAGAACCTAATTTGCAGTCAGCTAAAAATGGTGTCATCAGTTTCCTTAAACTATCTCTCCACACACATGGCTGACACACGCACGGAAATTGGGGACATTGGTAAATCCAGCCCAAAGTATTTTTGATGTCGCTCTGTCTGAGCATTTAATTTAGACACATTTCCGTAGCTTAAATGCAAGCAGCGTACCCTCTCCAGGATGCTCTCCCTCTGTTGCTCTTTGAAGTCTTCTTTCTTGACCTTAAAGGACCGATGAAGCAGCTCCAGCTTGGTGGGGTCAGCTTGCAGATGCACTTCAGAGCCCCTCTCGTAGGCTTCCCAGGCGAACACTAGCAGGAGAACGCATTAAAATACTTCTGGAGGCCATAGATATGCATGACATCAGTTGAGATTAACGCTCACTGATGTGGCTGTTAATGTAACTACTGTTCATGTTCGCCTGATTATTCGAGGTTTCTTTGTGACTTACTTTGTGTTTGAGCCATGGTGATGGTGTCACCACTATAGCGGGCAAAGTTGTCTCCAGCATATCCCACTCTGTaaacaaaagccaaatgaaATATCACCGAGTATCAACTGAGGCGTGAGGCAATTCAACAccaattttaattatttttttttgtgccattgaAGACCATACTACAACAACACATCTTCCATGTTGTAGCATCTCTACAAATAGGTATATAGATTTGTATTCAATCGGTCGATGAATCGTTTATTGGAATTGTATTCTGTCAAATATCGGGATCATTGTTGGTCTCAAAAAATCTATGTCAGTCGAGCCCTAGTAAAAATGAATGTAGCACAAAGTGAGATGAAATCGGTTGTAGCTTAGCTTTACGAACATGATGTTAGCCCTGCGCACCCCGTGGATTGGGTTCTGTTAATTGGGACTACTTTCGAATTTGGGGCTAGTTTATTATAATGGTGACAGTACGCCCATGACCATAGCATAACttcttgaagtgtgtgtgtttgttaatGTGTTACATGACAGTGCTGTGGAATAAAGAAAATCAAGGAGCACTGGTGCCAAACGTGCTCCAATATAAAGTAAGGTCTGTAAGTATTTGGACATTGACACCATTTTCAGCATTCTAGCTCTGTGCAACTCAACGATAGAGTTACACGGAAACAATCATGATCTGCTTCAAGTGCAGACTTTGACCTTTAATTTTAGGGTATTTACATTCAAATCAGGTGAATTATGTGGGAATTGCCACACATTTTGGATGCGTGACCCTTTTTAAGAGACCAAAAGTAATTGGACAATTGGCAGCTCAGCTATTCCATGATCAGGAATGTGTCGTTCCCTCATTATGACACTTATAAtgagcagaaaaaaaggcagagaaTTAATTTCAGTTGTGCTATATTTATTTGGAATGTAGTGAGGTTATCTTTCAATATGAAGGCCAAACAGATGTAGAACTGTTCCTCTTATATTTTTAATGATGTGACTGCTGACAAAAAGCAGCAGAATGAATTTCAGAGTGTTTCGGACAAAATCATTCGTTCATATTGAGCTAAATACTTCAAAACTCATTGGATcgtgcttcacaatgcagatggACAATTACCCAAAGCATGCTGCGAAAGCAACCAACAAAGAGGctgtttatgcttttttttttttttaatgcctgtgGTATTTGACagaagagataagtgttaaaGAAATGCATTTATActtttttaatgactttgacaaaattgaaaatgtCTCACTGGAAATGCTACTAGAAAGCAGCTtgttgtcaattaaaaaaatgaaatattgcaATCTAG
This window of the Hippocampus zosterae strain Florida chromosome 1, ASM2543408v3, whole genome shotgun sequence genome carries:
- the slu7 gene encoding pre-mRNA-splicing factor SLU7 — its product is MTEQKNGNAAVEGVVDLDEPKKMTREDWRKKKELEEQRKLGNAPAEVDEEGKDINPHIPQYISSVPWYIDPSKRPTLKHQRPQTELQENYSAIGEWYKRGVQENTLAIKFRKGACENCGAMTHKKKDCLERPRKVGAKFTGTGIAPDEHSQVQLKLDYDGKRDRWNGYDPEEHQRIVEEYAKVDLAKRTLKAHKLQDELASGKLDQSEREHDSEDEDEDKYADDIDMPGQNFDSKRRITVRNLRIREDTAKYLRNLDPNSAYYDPKTRAMRENPYSSTGMNPDEVGYAGDNFARYSGDTITMAQTQMFAWEAYERGSEVHLQADPTKLELLHRSFKVKKEDFKEQQRESILERYGGQEHLDAPPRELLLAQTEDYVEYSRHGAVLKGLEKAVARSKYEEDVLINNHTCIWGSYWKDGFWGYKCCHSMVKQSYCTGDACIGISNSECVPFEDGVNEIQEEEQPKTLLEMHQEKMKEKKKKKKYKKNKKHVSSDDSDSEDEEKKKEKLKKALEAEDKRVKHVEAMMQLDERKRPYHSLQEVKAPTEEEIEAFRMKRCRPDDPMATFLGQ